The DNA sequence CGGCCGCCGACGACAAGGCCGCCGCCGCCCCGGCGGAGGGCCGGGCGGCGGACGAGGGCGCGCGGCAGGGCGCCCCCGGCGGCGCGGCGGACGGCGCCCGGGCGACCGCGCCGCCGAAGGCGGCCGCGACCCACGTCATCCGCACCGCCTCGCTCACCGTGCGGGTCGAGGACGTCCCGGAGGCGCTGGAGGAGGCCCGCGCGGCGACCGGGAACGCGGGCGGCTACGTCGGCGACGAGACCACCGTCCGGGACGGGGACGGTCACGAGCACACGCGCGTGGTGCTGCGCGTGCCGGTCGCCGAGTACGAGGAGGTCCTGGCCGCGCTGGAGGGCACCGGCAAGCTGCTGGAGCGCAACGCCAAGGCGGAGGACGTCACCGATCAGGTCGTCGACGTGGAGAGCCGGATCACCTCGCAGCGCGCCAGCGTGGCCCGGATCCGCGAGCTGATGGACCGGGCCACCAGGCTCAGTGACGTGGTCACCCTGGAGGGCGAGCTGAGCAGTCGTCAGGCCGATCTGGAGGCCCTGCTCGCCCAGCAGGCGTCCCTGAAGGACCGTACGAGCCTGGCCACCATCACCCTGGAGCTGTCCGAGAGGCCGCGGCAGGAGGCGGCGCCGAAGGACGACGACCCCGGCTTCGTGGACGCGCTCACGGGCGGCTGGGAGGCGTTCGTGACGATGCTGCGCTGGCTGGCGGTCGCGGTCGGCGCGGTGCTGCCGTTCGCCGCGGCGGCCGCGCTGCTGGTCCTGCTGTGGCTGAAGGCCGTACGCCCCCGGCTGCCGCGGCGCCCGCGGACGGTGCCGGCGATGCCCGCCGCCGGGCCCCTGCCCGCCGCCCGGCCGGCGCCGGAGCCGGGGCGCGGCGGCACGCGGGAGGGCGGGGAGGGCTGAGCGGATCCGGAACGCCCCGCCGCCGTAGCGTGTTCGCATGAGCATGAGCATGGGCACGAGCGGCGCGGGGAGCGCGAGGGAACGCCTGGTGGTGATCGGCGGTGACGCCGCGGGGATGTCCGCGGCGTCACAGGCCCGCCGGCTGAGGGGCCCGGACGAGCTGGAGATCGTGGCGTTCGAACGCGGCCACTTCACCTCCTACTCGGCCTGCGGCATCCCCTACTGGGTGGGCGGCGACGTCGGCGACCGGGACCTGCTGATCGCGCGCACGCCCGAGGAGCACCGCGCGCGGGACATCGATCTGCGGCTGCGCACCGAGGTCACGGAACTCGACCTCGACCGGGGGCGGGTGCGCGCGCGGGACCTGGAGTCCGGCGCCGAGTCCTGGACGTCGTACGACAAGCTCGTCATCGCGACGGGCGCGCGGCCGATCCGTCCGGAGCTGCCCGGCATGGACGCCCCCGGGGTGCACGGCGTGCAGACCCTGGACGACGGGCAGGCCCTGCTCGACACCCTGGCGCGCACCGGGGGGCGCCGCGCGGTCGTGGTGGGCGCCGGGTACATCGGCGTGGAGATGGCCGAGGCGATGATCCACCGCGGCTACGAGGTGACGGTCGTCAACCGCGGCCCGCAGCCCATGGCCACCCTCGACCCCGACATGGGGCGCCTGGTGCACGAGGCGATGGAGGGCATGGGCATCACCATGGTGAACGACGCCGCCGTCACCTCACTGCCGACGGGCGACGACGGCCGTGTGCGGGCGGTGGCAACCGAGGACGGGCGGTTCCCGGCGGACGTGGTGGTCCTCGGCATCGGGGTGCGGCCCGAGACGGACCTCGCCCGGGCGGCGGGGCTGCCCCTGGGCGAGCACGGCGGGCTGCTGACGGACCGTTCGATGCGGGTGCGGGGGCACGAGAACGTCTGGGCGGGCGGCGACTGCGTGGAGGTGCTGGACCTGGTCTCCGGCCAGCAGCGGCACATCCCGCTGGGCACGCACGCCAACAAGCACGGCCAGATCATCGGCGCCAACGTCGGCGGCGGCTACGCCACCTTCCCCGGAGTGGTGGGCACGGCGGTCAGCAAGGTGTGCGACCTGGAGATCGCGCGCACCGGGCTGCGGGAGAAGGACGCCCGCCGCGTGGGCCTGCGGTTCGAGTCGGTCACCGTCGAGTCGACCAGCCGCGCGGGCTACTACCCGGACTCCTCGCCCATGACGGTCAAGATGCTCGCGGAACTGCGCACGGGCCGTCTCCTGGGCGTCCAGATCGTCGGCCGGGAGGGGGCGGGCAAGCGGGTGGACATCGCGGCGGTCGCCCTCACCGCCGCGATGACGGTGGAGCAGATGACGGCCCTGGACCTCGGCTACGCCCCGCCCTTCTCCCCCGTCTGGGACCCGGTGCTGGTGGCCGCCCGCAAGGCGACGGCGAGGATCCGGGGCGCCGGGTGAGCCAAGCGGGGCGGGCGGGTCACGCCGTGCCGTTGATCCGGTCGATCGCCTGACGTGCCTGCTCGGCCGGGGCCCTGGCCGGCAGGGACGACACCGACGCCGCGGACGTCACGGCCGGCGGCTGCTCCCCCGCCGGCTTGGCGTGCGCGGCGGGCCGCGCGGAGCGCAGGCGGTGGCCGACCGCCTCGTCCAGGGTCACCGGCCGCCGCAGCTGGGAGGCGAGCCGTCCCGCCTCCTGGCCCAGCCGGGCGATGTCCTCCCAGGGGAGGCGCACCACGAGCGACAGCTCGGCCTCCCCGTCGGGCAGCGCGTGCATCGCGGGGGTCGTTCGGTCGTTCATCGGCCATTCCTCACGTCGGCCCTGCGGCCCCTTCCCCGCGCCGCGGGCGGTCGACGAGTCATACGCACCGCCGGACGGCGGTGTTCAGCCCCGCCCCGGATTCGCCGGCGCCGCCCCACCGGGGGAGAACGGCAGGGGGCGGGCGGGGCCGGGCTTCGCGCCCCGGACATCGATGCAGTGACATGGACATGCCATCTCTGGAGGTGGGTGGCCGGACTGCGTTCAGGACAGGGAGGCGTGACGGGCGGACGGGGGTGCCACGGCGGGCGGGCGCGCTTCCCGCTGGGCCGGGCGGCAGGGCCGGGTGAGCCGGTCGGTCTGGCGCAGGGTTTCCGCCAGCCGCTCCCACTCCCTGGCGTAATGGCTGGCGATGTCGGCGACGGCCTGGACGCAGTGCGGGGGGACGGCGTCCAGCATGCGCTCCCCCACCGCCAGTTGCTGGGCCTGGCCGTTGAGCCAGCGCAGCAGGGCGCGGCCGCCGTCGGTGAAGCGGACCGAGGGATCGTTGGCGAGCGTGCGCATGGCCCGGACGTGGAAGCGGGCGTCGTAGGGGACCCAGTTCTGCGGCCCGGACACGAGGGGCAGGCGGACGTCCCGGCTCGGGATGGTGACCGAGGCGCCGGGGCGGGCCGGGGGCGGCAGCCGGGTACCGGGCCCCCGCGTCGGAGAGGACGACGCGGCGGACGGTGCCGGAGGCGTCATGTCCGGGTCGGGTACGCCTGCGGAGTGCGCCGGTTCCCCGAAGTCCCGGGAGCCTTCCGCCGCTTCGAGGGGCGGTGTCCCGTCCGTCGTCCCCGGCCGCTCCTCCCCCGTCCCGGGCGGCGCGGTCCCGGCGCCGGCCCCCTCCCCGACGGCGCTTTCCGGCCGCCGGCCGTGCGCCGACCGGCGGAGCTCCTGCCGCATCCGGTGGACCGTGCTGATGGACACGCCCGCCTGTTCGGCGACTTCACGGAGGGTGATGCCGGGTTGTTCGGAGAGCAGGGCGAGTGCCTTCTCGCGGCGCTGGGGGATGTCGACGGGGCGGGCGCGGCCGTCCCTGCCGACGCGGGCGTGCGGCTGGGCGATGCTGTCGGCCAGGGCACGACGGGCACGGGCCGCGCCCACGGTCTTCGGGGAGACACCCGCGATGGCCGCGATGGCGCGGTCGGACAGATGGGGGTGGGAGGTGAGGATGCGCGCCACGGCGGCCTTGCGGTCCTTCAGGGTCAGCGGCAGGCCGTGACGCGTATTGGCCTTGACGGACTGGAGGAACAGGTCGCCGGGTGAGCCGTCGACATAGCGCACGTCGATGTAGCGCTGTCCGCGCAGCATCGCGGCCCGCAGGCGGTGCATGCCGTCCACCACATGCCCGGCGGTCCGTGCGACAAGAATTGGCTCGAACTCCGCGGTGCTGTCCGCGAGCACCCGGACGTGGTCCTCGTTCACTCCCTCCAGACGCGGGGAGTCGGCCGGTAAGAGGGAATCCACCGGTATTCTGTGCACTTGCGGCTCCGGTTCCTCGAGCAAAGTGCCCTTCCTTTCCGTCAATCTGCGGCGTCGATCCGCTGCGCTCGCAGGTATATCCGGCATACCTGAATCGACGTGTCTGCGAGGATTGCTCGATGCTTCTCCGCTGCTGGCCGGGGTGGTGGCCGACGGCCCGGCGCCGGACCCCAGGTGCGGTTCTGGGTGACCGCCCGGGTGCCCCCGCACCGGTTTTGCCCGCATCGGAATACCGGTTCCGGGCAGGGAA is a window from the Streptomyces capillispiralis genome containing:
- a CDS encoding DUF4349 domain-containing protein, which translates into the protein MRTRRSVRPAHALAGVLLAAALAVTGCSGGGDSSAGSSAADDKAAAAPAEGRAADEGARQGAPGGAADGARATAPPKAAATHVIRTASLTVRVEDVPEALEEARAATGNAGGYVGDETTVRDGDGHEHTRVVLRVPVAEYEEVLAALEGTGKLLERNAKAEDVTDQVVDVESRITSQRASVARIRELMDRATRLSDVVTLEGELSSRQADLEALLAQQASLKDRTSLATITLELSERPRQEAAPKDDDPGFVDALTGGWEAFVTMLRWLAVAVGAVLPFAAAAALLVLLWLKAVRPRLPRRPRTVPAMPAAGPLPAARPAPEPGRGGTREGGEG
- a CDS encoding FAD-dependent oxidoreductase; the protein is MSMSMGTSGAGSARERLVVIGGDAAGMSAASQARRLRGPDELEIVAFERGHFTSYSACGIPYWVGGDVGDRDLLIARTPEEHRARDIDLRLRTEVTELDLDRGRVRARDLESGAESWTSYDKLVIATGARPIRPELPGMDAPGVHGVQTLDDGQALLDTLARTGGRRAVVVGAGYIGVEMAEAMIHRGYEVTVVNRGPQPMATLDPDMGRLVHEAMEGMGITMVNDAAVTSLPTGDDGRVRAVATEDGRFPADVVVLGIGVRPETDLARAAGLPLGEHGGLLTDRSMRVRGHENVWAGGDCVEVLDLVSGQQRHIPLGTHANKHGQIIGANVGGGYATFPGVVGTAVSKVCDLEIARTGLREKDARRVGLRFESVTVESTSRAGYYPDSSPMTVKMLAELRTGRLLGVQIVGREGAGKRVDIAAVALTAAMTVEQMTALDLGYAPPFSPVWDPVLVAARKATARIRGAG
- a CDS encoding ParB and winged helix-turn-helix domain-containing protein, giving the protein MDSLLPADSPRLEGVNEDHVRVLADSTAEFEPILVARTAGHVVDGMHRLRAAMLRGQRYIDVRYVDGSPGDLFLQSVKANTRHGLPLTLKDRKAAVARILTSHPHLSDRAIAAIAGVSPKTVGAARARRALADSIAQPHARVGRDGRARPVDIPQRREKALALLSEQPGITLREVAEQAGVSISTVHRMRQELRRSAHGRRPESAVGEGAGAGTAPPGTGEERPGTTDGTPPLEAAEGSRDFGEPAHSAGVPDPDMTPPAPSAASSSPTRGPGTRLPPPARPGASVTIPSRDVRLPLVSGPQNWVPYDARFHVRAMRTLANDPSVRFTDGGRALLRWLNGQAQQLAVGERMLDAVPPHCVQAVADIASHYAREWERLAETLRQTDRLTRPCRPAQREARPPAVAPPSARHASLS